In a single window of the Acyrthosiphon pisum isolate AL4f chromosome X, pea_aphid_22Mar2018_4r6ur, whole genome shotgun sequence genome:
- the LOC115033320 gene encoding uncharacterized protein LOC115033320 → MAIPITTVTTNLGASNAVETTAPRTAQRTELVQPNVRYVLRYTRPTTKDTVFINPLQKKRKNTNVPTPTKSSSNDVPGDHARQFPRKSYAAATKTLSSTHRSPP, encoded by the exons ATGGCCATACCGATAACTACTGTCACCACGAATCTAGGTGCGTCAAATGCGGTGGAGACCACCGCTCCGAGGACTGCACAAAGGACCGAGCTAGTCCAGCCAAATGTGCGCTATGTTCTGAGGTACACACGGCCAACTACAAAGGATACCGTGTTTATCAATCCGTTAcaaaaaaaacgcaaaaatacaaatgtaccaACGCCTACAAAGTCTTCGTCAAACGATGTCCCAGGTGATCATGCTCGGCAGTTTCCAAGGAAATCCTATGCTGCAGCGACCAAAACG TTATCATCAACTCATCGCAGTCCTCCATGA